One genomic window of Oryctolagus cuniculus chromosome 11, mOryCun1.1, whole genome shotgun sequence includes the following:
- the DNAJC22 gene encoding dnaJ homolog subfamily C member 22 isoform X1, whose product MAKGLLVTYALWAVGGPAGLHHLYLGRDSHALLWMLTLGGAGLGWLWEFWKLPGFVAQANRPQNQRQSLGRGIPPWSPIRFVAQIIVGIYFGLVALISLSSMASFYIVGLPLAVGLGVLLVAAVGGQTSDFKNTLGAAFLTSPVFYGRPVAILPISVAASIAAQKHRRYKVSRKLEPLSARLYRLGLAYLAFTGPLAYSALCNTAATLSYVAEALGSLLSWFSFFPLLGRLVESVLLLPYRVWWLLLGDPDFSSSSFQDWEKLYEFVHSFQDEKHRLAYQVLGLSEGITNEEIHRRYRELVKLWHPDHNRHHTEEAERRFMEIQAAYEVLSQPRRPRGARR is encoded by the exons atggccaagggGCTCCTGGTGACCTATGCCCTCTGGGCTGTAGGGGGCCCTGCTGGGCTCCACCACCTGTACCTGGGAAGGGACAGCCATGCCCTGCTCTGGATGCTTACCCTGGggggcgctgggctgggctggctctgGGAGTTCTGGAAGCTTCCAGGCTTTGTAGCTCAGGCCAATAGACCCCAGAACCAGAGGCAGAGCCTAGGACGGGGAATACCCCCCTGGAGTCCTATTCGTTTTGTTGCCCAAATCATAGTGGGCATCTATTTTGGTCTTGTGGCTCTGATTAGCCTTTCTTCCATGGCCAGCTTCTACATCGTGGGTCTCCCACTAGCAGTTGGCTTAGGGGTCTTGCTGGTGGCTGCTGTGGGCGGCCAGACCTCCGACTTTAAGAACACGCTCGGGGCAGCATTCCTGACTTCTCCCGTCTTCTACGGCCGCCCCGTGGCCATCCTGCCCATCAGCGTGGCTGCCAGCATCGCAGCCCAGAAGCACCGTCGCTACAAAGTGTCCAGGAAGTTGGAGCCGCTCAGTGCCCGGCTCTACCGCCTGGGCCTGGCTTACCTGGCTTTCACGGGCCCACTGGCCTACAGCGCTCTCTGCAACACGGCTGCCACCCTCAGCTACGTGGCCGAAGCCCTGGGCTCCCTCCTGAGCTGGTTCAGCTTCTTCCCGCTCCTTGGTCGCCTTGTGGAGTCTGTCCTCCTGCTACCTTACCGCGTCTGGTGGCTGCTGCTGGGGGACCCTGATTTCAGCAGCAGCTCCTTCCAGGACTGGGAGAAGCTCTATGAGTTTGTGCACAGTTTTCAGGATGAGAAGCATCGGCTGGCTTAccag GTTTTGGGCCTTTCAGAAGGTAtaacaaatgaagaaattcatCGGCGTTACCGGGAGCTGGTGAAGCTCTGGCACCCAGACCACAACCGGCACCAtacagaggaggcagagaggcgcTTTATGGAAATCCAGGCTGCGTATGAAGTCCTGAGTCAGCCCAGGAGGCCCCGGGGAGCCAGGAG GTGA
- the C1QL4 gene encoding complement C1q-like protein 4, which produces MVLLLLVAIPLLVHSSRGPAHYEMLGRCRMVCDPHGPRGPSPDGTPASVPPFPPGAKGEMGRRGKAGLRGPPGPPGPRGPPGEPGRPGPPGPPGPGPGGVAPPAGYVPRIAFYAGLRRPHEGYEVLRFDDVVTNVGNAYEAASGKFTCPMPGVYFFAYHVLMRGGDGTSMWADLMKNGQVRASAIAQDADQNYDYASNSVILHLDVGDEVFIKLDGGKVHGGNTNKYSTFSGFIIYPD; this is translated from the exons atggtgctgctgctgctggtggccaTCCCGCTGCTTGTGCACAGCTCCCGTGGTCCGGCGCACTATGAGATGCTGGGTCGCTGCCGCATGGTCTGCGACCCGCACGGGCCCCGAGGCCCGAGCCCAGACGGCACCCCCGCTTCCGTGCCTCCCTTCCCTCCGGGAGCCAAGGGAGAGATGGGTCGCCGGGGAAAGGCAGGCCTGCGGGGCCCCCCGGGGCCACCAGGTCCCCGAGGACCCCCGGGAGAGCCCGGGAGGCCCGGTCCCCCGGGTCCtccaggccccggccccggcggGGTGGCGCCCCCGGCCGGCTACGTGCCTCGCATTGCCTTCTACGCCGGCCTGCGGCGACCTCACGAAGGGTACGAGGTGCTACGTTTTGACGACGTGGTGACCAACGTGGGCAACGCTTATGAGGCAGCCAGTGGCAAGTTCACCTGCCCCATGCCAGGCGTCTACTTCTTTGCTTACCACGTGCTCATGCGAGGTGGCGACGGCACCAGCATGTGGGCCGACCTGATGAAGAACGGACAG GTGCGGGCCAGCGCCATAGCGCAGGACGCCGACCAGAACTACGACTACGCCAGCAACAGCGTCATCCTGCACCTGGATGTAGGCGACGAGGTTTTCATCAAGTTGGACGGCGGGAAGGTGCACGGCGGCAACACCAACAAGTACAGCACCTTCTCGGGCTTCATCATCTATCCGGACTGA
- the DNAJC22 gene encoding dnaJ homolog subfamily C member 22 isoform X2 — protein sequence MAKGLLVTYALWAVGGPAGLHHLYLGRDSHALLWMLTLGGAGLGWLWEFWKLPGFVAQANRPQNQRQSLGRGIPPWSPIRFVAQIIVGIYFGLVALISLSSMASFYIVGLPLAVGLGVLLVAAVGGQTSDFKNTLGAAFLTSPVFYGRPVAILPISVAASIAAQKHRRYKVSRKLEPLSARLYRLGLAYLAFTGPLAYSALCNTAATLSYVAEALGSLLSWFSFFPLLGRLVESVLLLPYRVWWLLLGDPDFSSSSFQDWEKLYEFVHSFQDEKHRLAYQVLGLSEGITNEEIHRRYRELVKLWHPDHNRHHTEEAERRFMEIQAAYEVLSQPRRPRGARR from the exons atggccaagggGCTCCTGGTGACCTATGCCCTCTGGGCTGTAGGGGGCCCTGCTGGGCTCCACCACCTGTACCTGGGAAGGGACAGCCATGCCCTGCTCTGGATGCTTACCCTGGggggcgctgggctgggctggctctgGGAGTTCTGGAAGCTTCCAGGCTTTGTAGCTCAGGCCAATAGACCCCAGAACCAGAGGCAGAGCCTAGGACGGGGAATACCCCCCTGGAGTCCTATTCGTTTTGTTGCCCAAATCATAGTGGGCATCTATTTTGGTCTTGTGGCTCTGATTAGCCTTTCTTCCATGGCCAGCTTCTACATCGTGGGTCTCCCACTAGCAGTTGGCTTAGGGGTCTTGCTGGTGGCTGCTGTGGGCGGCCAGACCTCCGACTTTAAGAACACGCTCGGGGCAGCATTCCTGACTTCTCCCGTCTTCTACGGCCGCCCCGTGGCCATCCTGCCCATCAGCGTGGCTGCCAGCATCGCAGCCCAGAAGCACCGTCGCTACAAAGTGTCCAGGAAGTTGGAGCCGCTCAGTGCCCGGCTCTACCGCCTGGGCCTGGCTTACCTGGCTTTCACGGGCCCACTGGCCTACAGCGCTCTCTGCAACACGGCTGCCACCCTCAGCTACGTGGCCGAAGCCCTGGGCTCCCTCCTGAGCTGGTTCAGCTTCTTCCCGCTCCTTGGTCGCCTTGTGGAGTCTGTCCTCCTGCTACCTTACCGCGTCTGGTGGCTGCTGCTGGGGGACCCTGATTTCAGCAGCAGCTCCTTCCAGGACTGGGAGAAGCTCTATGAGTTTGTGCACAGTTTTCAGGATGAGAAGCATCGGCTGGCTTAccag GTTTTGGGCCTTTCAGAAGGTAtaacaaatgaagaaattcatCGGCGTTACCGGGAGCTGGTGAAGCTCTGGCACCCAGACCACAACCGGCACCAtacagaggaggcagagaggcgcTTTATGGAAATCCAGGCTGCGTATGAAGTCCTGAGTCAGCCCAGGAGGCCCCGGGGAGCCAGGAGGTGA